acatttcagttatttacaatttaacatttttaattatgtatttatatgtaatattatatgtgtattatatacctattagctGTTACACCTAGTATAGTATGTCAGTtttgtcattaaataatttatttacaaattttgtttttgttgtttaacAGTTTTATAATGACGATGAAGCAAGGAAGTATACCCAAAAGTAAGCAACCTTCACATAGTTATTACTCCATCTCTATAATTCTTTGTTCGCAATTCAAACATTCctgtaaatataactattttttagttCTCGGATGATTAACATTCAATTAGAAATGGCTGAAAGATGTATGGAATTATTGATGTTGCCAGAAGACGAAACCTGTTTGTTATTAGATTTAGGATGTGGTTCTGGTCTAAGTGGCAGTATTGCTGAAGATTTGGGTCATATTTGGTTTGGCATGGACATTTCAGGCTCCATGTTAAGTATGTTgaataatttggttatgttattttacaaattataattattaaagagACAATTTACATTCAATAACTCATTAATATTTGACATGAAATGTATACACTgggttatttaatttatttgtatatattctaTCATTCTTTGcaacattaattaaaacaaatcttaaggtatatttcataacaaatttacattttataataccaaCATAGTCAGTTTTTGGAAGGAACGTGGTTCATGAAAGCTCGTTCACGcgtttaagttcatattttgtgAACGATATGTGAATGTCACTTGTTTTATTCAAATAGAACGTAAAcgacatttatatattaattaatctgaacgatttatttagtattaaataaatattgattgataatactattatgatattatataatatattacaaattattaaaataaaatacatgaaattcCAGTGGGCAAGCTTGgatataaaacaacaataatattatgatttccacaAGTTTGTGTTCGTATTTAAaggatacataaaaataaattaaatgaacgcATTCATATTTTCAAAGAATGTGAACATGgtcatttggaaaaaaaatatgaaacttaACGTGACCGAGTTCCTTTTTTAAACACTGTATGTgaacgaattcatttttttagtaaatgtttCGAACACTGAATATTGTCCATCTAACAATATTAGATTTAATtgtacatttatcaaatttaaaagtaataattatatgtgtgATGtactatcaataaaaaaaaaaacttccatACAATGCTGTATATtgctaaattttaaaattcaaaatgtatattttaattttaatattttcctataACCTCTTGCCAGTGTCCGTCATGTcggatataaaatgtaaatattttaatctattgaAACACGGAGATAGAAATGTATTGGGAGTATCCTTTCTAACTAccatttacaatacatattattattattattattttttattagaagtAGCAAAAGAAAGAGAAGTCGAAGGTGATTTATTGTTGGCAGACATTGGTGATGGTGTTCCATTTCAACCTGGTACATTTGATGGTGCATACAGTGTAAGCACATTACAATGGTTATGTAATGCAGATAAATCATCACATAAACCTGCAAAAAGGTTATATACTTTGTTTTCATCATTATTAGCTTGCTTGGTAAGTAttacattcataatataatttttaaacaaataaatagaatatagacatatttatttaactattgattggttttattttagaGCCGTAATGCAAGAGcagtatttcaattttatccAGAAAATGTACATCAAACAGATTTGGTTGTATCACAAGCGAGAAAAGCTGGATTTTTTGGAGGATTGTTGGTTGATTTTCCTGATAGTACTAAAGCTAAAAAATACTTTCTTGTTTTGATGACTGGTGGTGCTATGCCCATGCCTCAAGCACTTGGTACAGAAAATtcacaaattaattatacatcaaAAAGGTAATAATGGTACAAATATCTAAAAGTGatgtaatatttgatttatttattaatgatttgcAGAGAAAAAATGACAAAAGGGCGTGCttcaaaattagtaaaaaaaagtagagaatggattttagaaaaaaaagaaagaagaaGACGTCAAGGAAGAACTACTAGAGAAGATACCAAGTACACAGGACGATCAAGGAGTGGAcggttttgattttatttgtaaattaatttatattttgtcaatttcaataaactgttatttatttaaggATAAAACTTTTATGAGTtcactgttttttttcttattgggTCTTCtttaattaccatttaccacttacatcatcatatattattgtttctgcCATGTATATGAAC
Above is a window of Metopolophium dirhodum isolate CAU chromosome 3, ASM1992520v1, whole genome shotgun sequence DNA encoding:
- the LOC132940258 gene encoding probable 18S rRNA (guanine-N(7))-methyltransferase; protein product: MSRPEHLAPPEIFYNDDEARKYTQNSRMINIQLEMAERCMELLMLPEDETCLLLDLGCGSGLSGSIAEDLGHIWFGMDISGSMLKVAKEREVEGDLLLADIGDGVPFQPGTFDGAYSVSTLQWLCNADKSSHKPAKRLYTLFSSLLACLSRNARAVFQFYPENVHQTDLVVSQARKAGFFGGLLVDFPDSTKAKKYFLVLMTGGAMPMPQALGTENSQINYTSKREKMTKGRASKLVKKSREWILEKKERRRRQGRTTREDTKYTGRSRSGRF